A window of Sulfurimonas gotlandica GD1 contains these coding sequences:
- a CDS encoding DUF234 domain-containing protein: MAKHPTLLEQFRSFYFQNNPKDMEQAIKYFGVFGGMSWSVDMDKPLSELIESKVFKNYKYIHADITKITESDKHSHQLLSGIATGDRRMHSALKRARISRNDGEYAMENLFERGLLEAEYSLESPPNEEDRIDKKLNFPKPFMRFWFSFISPYFKSIKDGDYKEAKETFANREQEFSELIFTKLAMEVVKKSIKDDPIKEIGSYWDRNTEIDILAKTKSGKIVAGICKNSNSKAKKTDLTKLKEQCEKAELTPDICVIISKSGFSNELKNEKGAELRLLTLKNFKSLVEDLSEKDFIECSGKRY, encoded by the coding sequence ATGGCAAAGCATCCAACACTCTTAGAACAATTTCGCTCTTTTTATTTTCAAAACAACCCTAAAGATATGGAGCAAGCTATAAAGTACTTTGGTGTCTTTGGTGGAATGAGCTGGAGTGTTGATATGGATAAGCCACTTTCAGAGCTAATAGAAAGTAAAGTTTTCAAGAACTACAAGTATATTCACGCAGATATTACAAAAATTACAGAGAGCGACAAACACTCCCACCAGCTCCTAAGTGGCATCGCTACTGGAGACCGTCGAATGCATTCTGCTTTAAAAAGAGCTCGCATCTCAAGAAATGATGGTGAGTATGCGATGGAAAATCTTTTTGAGAGAGGTCTTCTAGAAGCTGAATACTCTCTTGAATCTCCACCAAACGAAGAAGATCGTATAGATAAAAAACTCAACTTTCCTAAACCTTTCATGCGTTTTTGGTTCTCTTTTATATCTCCATATTTTAAAAGTATCAAAGATGGTGATTACAAAGAAGCAAAAGAGACATTTGCCAATCGTGAACAAGAGTTCTCTGAGCTGATATTTACAAAACTAGCCATGGAAGTTGTGAAGAAAAGTATAAAAGATGATCCTATTAAAGAGATAGGAAGTTACTGGGATAGAAATACTGAAATCGACATCTTGGCAAAAACAAAGTCTGGTAAAATCGTTGCTGGCATTTGTAAAAACTCTAACTCTAAAGCAAAAAAGACTGATCTTACTAAACTAAAAGAACAATGTGAAAAGGCTGAACTAACTCCGGATATCTGCGTAATTATTTCAAAGAGCGGTTTTTCAAATGAGCTAAAAAATGAAAAGGGAGCAGAGCTTAGACTACTTACTCTTAAAAACTTTAAAAGTCTAGTTGAAGACCTGAGTGAAAAAGACTTCATAGAATGCAGTGGAAAAAGATATTAA
- a CDS encoding prephenate dehydratase, producing the protein MKKKVAYQGVKGAYSHLACHHAYPEYEAIACKSFDDTMYLVEENEADLAMIPMENSTAGRVEEIYRLIPKMNLYIIAEHFEPVNHCLLALPGAKLEDLKTVSSHPQALAQCKNHIEKHNLDARAKFDTAGSAEELVSMQDKTHSAIASSLAAEIYDLEILEEGFQDLKNNTTRFLILSKEHIVPAFCENEKYITSIIFEVRNIPAALYKVLGGFATNSVNIIKIESYSGSGTLTLSQFHIDIDGHPDEKNVKYALEELAYFANTVKMLGTYIPHSTRENLRA; encoded by the coding sequence ATGAAAAAGAAAGTTGCTTACCAAGGCGTAAAAGGCGCTTATTCTCACCTGGCTTGCCATCATGCTTATCCTGAGTATGAGGCTATTGCATGTAAATCGTTTGATGATACTATGTATTTAGTAGAAGAAAATGAAGCTGATCTTGCGATGATTCCGATGGAAAACTCAACAGCAGGCAGAGTTGAAGAAATTTACAGACTCATACCGAAGATGAACCTCTACATAATAGCTGAGCACTTTGAACCTGTAAACCACTGTCTACTTGCACTTCCAGGAGCAAAATTAGAAGACCTAAAAACTGTATCTTCTCACCCGCAAGCACTGGCTCAGTGCAAAAATCACATCGAAAAGCATAACCTAGATGCCAGAGCTAAGTTTGACACAGCAGGTTCAGCTGAAGAGCTTGTAAGTATGCAAGATAAAACTCACTCTGCCATAGCATCTAGCTTAGCTGCAGAGATATATGACTTAGAGATTTTAGAAGAAGGATTTCAAGACTTAAAAAATAATACTACACGCTTTCTTATTCTCTCTAAAGAGCACATCGTTCCTGCGTTTTGTGAAAATGAAAAGTATATTACTTCTATTATCTTTGAAGTAAGAAACATACCTGCAGCGCTTTATAAAGTACTTGGCGGTTTTGCGACTAACAGTGTAAACATCATCAAGATAGAAAGCTACTCTGGCAGTGGAACATTAACACTATCACAGTTTCACATCGATATAGACGGGCATCCAGATGAGAAAAATGTAAAATATGCACTTGAAGAGTTAGCTTACTTTGCCAACACTGTAAAAATGCTAGGTACATATATACCTCACTCTACGAGAGAGAACTTACGCGCGTAA
- a CDS encoding protoglobin domain-containing protein: MKRTDQTLLEQMRITEFEITNRKLLFNLGDTDFEFLRKCKTFIEPRMDELVDAFYEMQTSVPEIALLIGDADTLFKLKNAQRKYLLDLFSGLYDLEYVNNRLRIGLVHKRIGVEPKLYLSAINTLKKILTTMIREEIKDSVELIATLGALDKLFLFDITLVFETYIRSLVSEIESSKEKSESYALVLEETVMQRTQQLETMSRTDALTGLLNVRTLLETLTVTLRAAERRSESVSVVYIDINDFKIINDTQGHHKGDDILRAVGESIKKVSRVEDSCFRYGGDEFCIVLPECKAEEAHDIYVTRLRLEVNKIFKHVTLSIGIVDTGPDTFEEADVLIRKADEKMYLDKKEHKARSAL; encoded by the coding sequence ATGAAGCGAACAGATCAAACACTACTAGAACAAATGAGAATTACAGAGTTTGAAATTACAAATCGAAAACTACTGTTTAATCTTGGAGATACAGATTTTGAGTTTTTAAGAAAATGTAAAACTTTTATAGAACCTAGGATGGATGAGTTAGTTGACGCGTTTTATGAGATGCAAACATCAGTTCCTGAAATAGCACTTTTGATTGGAGATGCTGATACTCTGTTTAAGCTTAAAAATGCACAGCGTAAATATTTGTTAGATCTTTTTAGTGGACTTTATGATCTTGAATATGTCAATAATAGACTTAGAATAGGATTGGTACATAAGCGTATTGGAGTTGAACCAAAACTTTACCTTTCAGCTATTAATACTCTTAAAAAGATACTTACAACTATGATTAGAGAAGAGATTAAAGACTCAGTTGAGTTAATAGCGACGCTTGGAGCACTTGATAAATTGTTCTTGTTTGACATAACTTTAGTGTTTGAAACTTACATTAGAAGTTTAGTATCAGAAATAGAATCTTCAAAAGAGAAGTCAGAGAGCTATGCTTTAGTACTAGAAGAAACTGTTATGCAGAGAACGCAGCAGTTGGAAACTATGTCAAGAACAGATGCTCTGACAGGTTTGTTAAATGTCAGAACTCTATTAGAAACTCTTACGGTAACATTAAGAGCAGCTGAGCGTCGCTCTGAATCAGTTTCAGTTGTATATATAGATATTAATGATTTTAAAATAATTAATGATACCCAAGGGCATCATAAAGGAGATGATATCTTAAGAGCTGTAGGAGAGTCTATAAAAAAAGTATCACGTGTAGAAGATAGCTGTTTTCGTTATGGAGGAGATGAGTTTTGTATTGTCTTACCAGAATGTAAGGCAGAAGAAGCACATGATATATACGTTACTCGCTTAAGGCTTGAAGTAAATAAAATATTTAAACATGTAACTTTAAGTATTGGCATTGTTGACACTGGTCCAGATACTTTTGAAGAAGCTGATGTTTTGATTCGCAAAGCTGATGAAAAAATGTATCTTGATAAGAAAGAACATAAAGCAAGATCTGCTCTTTAA
- a CDS encoding helix-hairpin-helix domain-containing protein, giving the protein MQNLITLLTQKTNLKKEHIQNILKLLDEGSTIPFIARYRKEMTGGADDEVLRDFETIYISSKNLLERKEEISRLIGERATLTDAISKSISDAETMRALEDIYRPYKEKKSSRATTAMENGLTPLANTLQSARLSASEFTQEAKKFVKGNVASAQDAVKGAQDILAERYADQPREREAIRNTMLRHGSLETKKTKSFDENGTFKNFAGKSEKVAYIPSHRYLAIMRGVKEKELSVKITTDVNHIEENIKQYKIPRHASSSSELLFDAYKDGLKRLLLPSLEREVHSELKLKADVSAINVFGKNLNQLLMTPPVTKRVLLGVDPAYVSGCKLAVIDDNGNYLESAVIYPTQPKNDYENSKKKVITLTNKYNITGVAIGNGTGSRETQEFFARLNKEEGMNLNYTVVSEAGASVYSASKLAQDEYPDLDVTIRGAISIAQRLRDPMATLVKIDAKSLGIGQYQHDVDQKLLAKRLDDVTCDLVNRVGVDINSASASLLSHVAGIGAKIAQNIIAYRDENGNFTTKDQLLKVKGLGKKAYEQAAGFIRIKNGKNVFDNSGIHPESYKIAKQINGLDLSTIDAETKSKELGVGKETLKDIIKELQKPGFDPREDLPPIPFKEDVTDIKMLKEGSFVSGVVRNIADFGAFVDIGLKNDGMIHISKMSEKRIAHPLEVLSLNQYLPQIEVISVDNEKGKVSLSLLKTF; this is encoded by the coding sequence ATGCAAAACCTAATAACCCTACTAACTCAAAAAACAAATCTAAAAAAAGAACACATCCAAAACATTTTAAAACTTCTTGATGAAGGTTCTACTATTCCTTTTATTGCCCGTTATCGTAAAGAGATGACTGGTGGTGCTGATGATGAAGTTCTTCGTGATTTTGAAACTATTTACATAAGTTCTAAAAATCTTTTGGAACGTAAGGAAGAGATTTCTCGTCTGATTGGTGAGAGAGCTACTTTAACAGATGCCATAAGTAAAAGCATCTCAGATGCTGAGACTATGAGAGCTTTGGAAGATATATATAGACCTTATAAAGAAAAGAAAAGTTCTCGTGCTACAACTGCCATGGAAAATGGTCTTACTCCTTTAGCTAACACTCTTCAAAGCGCAAGACTCTCTGCATCTGAGTTCACACAAGAAGCGAAGAAGTTTGTAAAAGGTAATGTTGCATCTGCCCAAGATGCAGTAAAAGGTGCTCAAGACATTTTGGCTGAGAGATATGCAGACCAGCCTCGTGAGCGTGAAGCCATCAGAAACACAATGCTTCGCCACGGTTCTTTGGAGACTAAAAAAACTAAAAGCTTTGATGAAAATGGAACTTTTAAAAACTTCGCTGGTAAAAGTGAAAAAGTAGCTTACATTCCTTCGCATCGTTACCTTGCCATTATGCGTGGAGTAAAAGAGAAAGAGCTATCTGTAAAAATAACTACAGATGTAAACCACATAGAAGAGAACATCAAACAGTACAAGATTCCTCGTCATGCATCTAGCTCTAGCGAACTGCTTTTTGATGCTTACAAAGATGGACTAAAAAGACTTCTTCTTCCATCGTTGGAGAGAGAAGTTCACAGCGAACTAAAATTAAAAGCGGACGTTTCTGCCATCAACGTTTTTGGTAAAAACCTCAACCAACTTCTTATGACTCCACCTGTTACAAAGAGAGTTCTTTTAGGAGTTGATCCGGCATATGTGAGTGGATGTAAACTAGCTGTTATAGATGACAACGGCAACTACTTAGAATCCGCTGTAATCTACCCTACACAGCCAAAGAACGACTATGAGAACTCTAAGAAAAAAGTTATAACACTAACAAACAAATATAACATCACAGGTGTAGCCATAGGCAATGGAACAGGCTCCAGAGAAACACAGGAGTTCTTCGCTCGTCTTAACAAAGAAGAAGGTATGAACCTAAACTATACAGTTGTCTCAGAAGCTGGAGCATCTGTATACTCAGCATCTAAGCTTGCACAAGATGAGTACCCAGACCTTGATGTAACTATTCGTGGTGCTATTTCCATAGCTCAAAGACTTCGTGACCCGATGGCAACTCTTGTAAAGATAGATGCTAAGTCTCTTGGCATCGGACAGTATCAACACGATGTTGACCAGAAGCTTTTAGCTAAAAGACTTGATGATGTTACTTGTGACCTTGTAAACCGTGTAGGTGTAGATATCAACTCTGCATCTGCATCTCTGCTTTCTCATGTTGCAGGAATTGGTGCAAAGATAGCTCAAAACATCATTGCATATCGTGATGAGAATGGAAACTTCACTACAAAAGACCAACTTCTAAAAGTAAAAGGTCTAGGTAAAAAAGCTTATGAGCAAGCAGCAGGTTTCATCCGTATAAAAAATGGTAAAAATGTGTTTGACAACAGCGGCATCCACCCTGAGAGTTACAAGATAGCTAAACAGATAAACGGCTTAGACCTCAGCACTATAGATGCAGAGACAAAATCCAAAGAGCTTGGAGTTGGTAAGGAGACTCTCAAAGACATCATTAAAGAGCTTCAGAAGCCCGGTTTTGATCCGAGAGAGGATTTGCCTCCAATTCCATTTAAAGAGGACGTAACAGACATTAAAATGCTCAAAGAGGGTAGTTTTGTCTCAGGTGTTGTTCGTAACATTGCAGACTTTGGTGCTTTTGTAGATATCGGGCTAAAAAATGAC